A genomic region of Capra hircus breed San Clemente chromosome 21, ASM170441v1, whole genome shotgun sequence contains the following coding sequences:
- the NSMCE3 gene encoding non-structural maintenance of chromosomes element 3 homolog, whose product MSQKPKSRGRPTSQGEREPGGGGEEAPSTSRGPGGAASQRRAQASPAPGPRSQKQLELKVAELVQFLLIKDQRKIPIRRTDILRHVVGDYKDVLPELLQRAAERLEYVFGYRLVELEPRSNTYILVNTLEPVEEDAEVRGDQGTPTTGLLMIVLGLIFMKGNTIKETEVWDFLRRLGVHPDKKHLIFGEPKKLITEDFVRQRYLDYRRIPHTDPVDYELQWGPRTNLETSKMKVLKFVAKVHNQDPKDWPAQYCEALADEEARARPQPAGPSPATASAPTPAPVS is encoded by the coding sequence ATGTCGCAAAAGCCGAAGAGCCGGGGCCGCCCCACTTCCCAGGGCGAGCGGGAGCCGGGTGGCGGCGGCGAGGAGGCCCCGAGCACGTCTCGCGGGCCGGGCGGCGCCGCGTCGCAGCGGCGGGCCCAGGCCTCCCCCGCGCCGGGGCCGCGCTCGCAGAAGCAGCTGGAGCTGAAGGTGGCGGAGCTGGTGCAGTTCTTGTTGATCAAGGACCAGAGGAAGATCCCTATCCGCCGCACCGACATCCTGCGGCATGTGGTCGGCGACTACAAGGATGTGCTCCCAGAGCTGCTACAGCGGGCGGCCGAGCGCCTGGAGTACGTGTTCGGGTACCGGCTGGTGGAGCTGGAGCCGCGCAGCAACACCTACATTCTGGTCAACACGCTGGAACCGGTGGAAGAGGACGCGGAGGTGCGCGGCGACCAGGGAACGCCCACCACTGGGCTGCTCATGATCGTACTGGGGCTCATCTTCATGAAAGGCAATACCATCAAGGAGACCGAGGTCTGGGACTTCCTGAGGCGCCTCGGGGTACACCCCGACAAGAAGCACCTCATCTTCGGGGAACCCAAGAAGCTCATCACCGAGGACTTCGTGCGGCAGCGATACCTGGATTACCGGCGCATCCCGCACACGGACCCCGTGGACTACGAGCTCCAGTGGGGCCCGCGCACCAACCTGGAGACCAGCAAGATGAAGGTGCTCAAGTTTGTGGCTAAAGTCCACAACCAGGACCCCAAGGACTGGCCGGCGCAGTACTGCGAGGCTTTGGCGGACGAGGAGGCCAGGGCCAGACCCCAGCCCGCGGGCCCTAGTCCAGCCACTGCCTCTGCCCCAACCCCTGCTCCTGTCTCTTGA